The Stratiformator vulcanicus genome has a segment encoding these proteins:
- the proS gene encoding proline--tRNA ligase, with the protein MPKAPKNALPVTREQNYPEWYQQVIKAADMAEASPVRGCMVIKPWGYGLWENIQKALDAKFKATGHVNAYFPLFIPMSFLEKEAEHVEGFAKECAVVTHHRLEPKPDGSGLRPAGELEEPLIVRPTSETIIGSMYAKWVQSYRDLPILINQWANVVRWEMRTRLFLRTAEFLWQEGHTAHATEAEALEETRKMLDVYADFAENWMAMPVIKGEKTADERFPGAVSTLCIEAMMQDRKALQAGTSHYLGQNFSKAQEIEFQNAEGEQEYAYTTSWGVSTRLIGGLIMTHADDDGMVLPPKLAPSQVVILPIYRSDEERAEVLDYVKSLAEELRQQRYGDEPIRVEIDDRDLRGGEKKWQWVKKGVPIRLEIGPKDIAKNAVFRGIRDTGETAGVSRDECVATIHGTLDAIQSRMFAKALAFQEQNTKTMTDLDEFKSFFKGDDDSSTVGGFVIAHFIEGCPVMEKILKDLKVTPRCVPLDFEDEPGQCLFSGEPTNKRAIFAKAY; encoded by the coding sequence ATGCCCAAAGCTCCCAAGAATGCTCTCCCCGTCACGCGGGAGCAGAACTATCCCGAGTGGTACCAGCAGGTGATAAAGGCCGCCGACATGGCGGAGGCATCGCCGGTGCGGGGGTGCATGGTCATCAAGCCGTGGGGCTATGGGCTGTGGGAGAACATCCAGAAGGCCCTCGACGCCAAGTTCAAAGCGACGGGGCACGTCAACGCGTACTTCCCGCTGTTCATCCCCATGAGCTTTCTGGAGAAGGAAGCCGAGCACGTCGAGGGCTTCGCCAAAGAGTGCGCGGTCGTCACGCACCACCGGTTGGAGCCCAAGCCCGACGGCAGCGGTCTGCGGCCGGCTGGGGAATTGGAAGAACCGCTTATCGTGCGGCCGACGAGCGAGACGATCATCGGCTCGATGTATGCCAAGTGGGTGCAGTCGTACCGCGACCTGCCGATCCTGATCAACCAGTGGGCCAACGTCGTGCGCTGGGAGATGCGGACCCGGCTGTTCCTCCGCACGGCGGAATTCCTGTGGCAGGAGGGGCATACCGCTCATGCGACCGAAGCGGAGGCCCTCGAAGAGACGCGAAAGATGCTCGACGTGTACGCCGACTTCGCCGAGAACTGGATGGCAATGCCGGTCATCAAGGGGGAGAAGACTGCCGATGAGCGGTTTCCCGGGGCCGTCAGCACGTTGTGCATTGAAGCCATGATGCAGGACCGCAAAGCGCTGCAGGCGGGAACGAGTCACTACCTCGGGCAGAATTTCTCCAAGGCGCAGGAAATCGAATTCCAGAATGCCGAGGGCGAGCAGGAATATGCCTACACGACGAGTTGGGGCGTCTCGACGCGGCTGATCGGCGGGCTGATCATGACCCACGCCGACGATGACGGCATGGTACTGCCGCCGAAGTTGGCGCCGTCGCAAGTCGTGATCCTTCCGATCTATCGCAGCGATGAGGAACGGGCAGAGGTACTCGACTATGTGAAGTCATTGGCCGAAGAGTTGCGACAACAGCGTTACGGCGATGAACCCATCCGGGTCGAAATCGACGATCGCGATCTCCGCGGTGGCGAAAAGAAGTGGCAGTGGGTGAAGAAGGGTGTGCCGATTCGCTTAGAAATCGGGCCGAAGGACATCGCGAAGAACGCGGTCTTTCGCGGCATCCGCGACACCGGCGAGACGGCGGGGGTCAGTCGTGACGAATGTGTCGCCACGATCCACGGTACGCTCGATGCCATCCAATCACGCATGTTCGCCAAGGCACTCGCCTTCCAAGAACAAAATACGAAAACGATGACCGACCTCGACGAATTTAAGTCCTTCTTCAAAGGAGACGACGATTCTTCGACGGTCGGCGGCTTTGTCATCGCCCACTTCATCGAAGGCTGCCCGGTGATGGAAAAGATATTAAAAGATTTAAAGGTCACACCGCGTTGCGTCCCGCTCGACTTCGAAGACGAACCAGGCCAATGCCTCTTCAGCGGCGAGCCGACGAACAAGCGGGCGATCTTCGCGAAAGCGTATTGA
- a CDS encoding sialidase family protein, translating into MTDLPKSVGILMFAAVCLAGTLASASEPFLRQQKLFKEQQGGYYAYRIPSLLVTRSGVVLAFCEGRKIGRSDAGDIDLLLRRSEDNGRTWSRPEIVFEEGGDLPITIGNPCPVVDQSTGIIWLPFCRNNERVMLTHSTDDGQTWAKPRDLGSEVLQEDWKWVATGPGVGIQLAASPHAGRMLIPCDHRDRVRVPDDTRTRSFSHAMISDDHGETWRLGGVTESGPNECQAVELNDSRVLLSARMAQKRTGYRGISYSKDGGDSWSKIEYDRELPDPVCQASIIRISPLDTDGDATDEVELLFSNPAVVPPTGRLHLPSRKLMTVRLSRDSGETWTESRVLHRGPAGYSCLAELQDGSIGCLYENGDKHYRQRLTFARFNRDWLTESEDSVE; encoded by the coding sequence ATGACCGATCTTCCGAAGTCCGTCGGCATTTTAATGTTCGCAGCGGTTTGCCTGGCAGGCACGCTCGCATCGGCAAGTGAACCATTTCTCCGGCAGCAAAAGCTGTTTAAGGAACAGCAAGGGGGCTACTACGCCTACCGCATCCCGTCGTTGCTCGTGACGCGGTCGGGTGTCGTGCTCGCTTTTTGCGAAGGCAGAAAGATTGGTCGCAGTGACGCCGGTGATATCGACCTGTTGCTGAGACGATCGGAAGACAACGGCCGCACGTGGTCACGACCCGAAATCGTCTTCGAAGAAGGCGGAGATTTGCCGATCACGATCGGAAACCCGTGCCCCGTCGTCGATCAATCGACCGGAATCATTTGGCTTCCGTTCTGTCGCAATAACGAACGGGTCATGCTCACGCACAGCACCGACGACGGACAAACATGGGCAAAGCCACGCGACCTCGGAAGCGAGGTCCTACAAGAAGACTGGAAGTGGGTCGCGACCGGACCCGGCGTTGGGATTCAACTCGCTGCCAGTCCTCACGCCGGTCGAATGCTCATTCCCTGCGACCATCGGGACCGTGTGCGGGTGCCCGATGACACCCGCACACGAAGTTTCAGCCATGCCATGATCTCCGACGATCACGGCGAGACGTGGCGGTTGGGCGGGGTGACTGAAAGTGGTCCGAATGAATGCCAAGCCGTCGAACTGAACGATAGCCGAGTCCTGCTGAGTGCGCGGATGGCTCAAAAGCGGACGGGTTATCGCGGCATCAGCTATTCGAAAGACGGCGGCGACTCGTGGTCAAAAATTGAATATGACCGTGAACTACCCGACCCGGTCTGCCAAGCGTCGATCATTAGAATCTCGCCGCTCGATACCGATGGCGACGCCACCGACGAGGTCGAATTGCTGTTCTCAAACCCCGCCGTAGTGCCGCCGACCGGTCGATTACATCTGCCGTCACGAAAACTCATGACGGTCAGATTATCGCGAGACAGCGGGGAGACTTGGACGGAATCGCGTGTCCTCCATCGCGGCCCGGCGGGTTACTCGTGTTTAGCCGAGCTGCAGGACGGTTCGATCGGTTGCCTCTACGAAAACGGCGACAAGCATTACCGCCAACGGCTGACCTTCGCTCGTTTCAACCGCGATTGGCTGACCGAGTCGGAAGACTCTGTCGAGTAA
- a CDS encoding glycosyl hydrolase — translation MGDVDVVYHNGLYHLFHLVLPNHDFIAHAVSPDGLNWKRIQNAIFIGHPGSWDDHMLWTMHVTRDPWDKDSWRMFYTGLSSSEEGNVQRVGIARSRDLVHWKKLPSHWIPEVQGCGDEDAAEAPAMIQGGVDQDSPIPISAQSPHYESTLEEGRRWVSFRDPYFVQEGDTGHLVVAARVPHGPVIRRGCVAHYVEVAKDTFEPRPPLHHPGVYDDVEVPNIFKLGKFFYLVGSIREDAKVRYWYSESPTGPWKNFYDNVLLPGGNYAARISFDNDGPMVWNFFANDETRKKANLMPPPKRIRQAKDVQLRIEPFEGFNTRVEEVASAKEVCSIHRMTKDKNASADIDDDGKGMSLQSTSGFEAFFIDGELESFRLTADLTLDGDGKCGFLFRFDQESSSGYHLSLDLLKGVAQLRRWGVNPGGLTEHAFRFFTIQASYWRTFENKSCSVILTVMQNYIEFCIDGKVLLSCADRLYDSGSLGIYVESACLRVDNIKLERIIPPSAPTDNLAAT, via the coding sequence ATGGGCGACGTCGATGTCGTCTATCACAACGGGCTATATCACCTGTTTCATCTGGTGCTGCCGAACCACGATTTTATCGCGCACGCCGTCAGTCCCGATGGGCTCAACTGGAAGCGAATTCAGAACGCGATCTTTATCGGGCATCCCGGCAGTTGGGATGATCACATGCTGTGGACGATGCACGTGACCCGCGACCCTTGGGACAAAGATAGCTGGCGGATGTTTTATACGGGGCTCTCTTCCAGCGAAGAGGGCAACGTGCAGCGGGTCGGAATCGCCCGCAGTCGCGATCTCGTCCATTGGAAAAAGCTGCCTTCGCATTGGATTCCCGAGGTACAGGGCTGCGGCGATGAAGATGCCGCGGAGGCCCCGGCGATGATTCAAGGCGGCGTCGATCAGGACAGCCCGATCCCAATTTCAGCGCAGTCGCCGCATTATGAATCAACGCTCGAAGAAGGCCGCCGATGGGTGAGCTTTCGCGACCCCTACTTCGTTCAGGAAGGCGATACCGGGCACCTTGTCGTAGCCGCGCGCGTTCCTCACGGCCCGGTGATTCGCCGGGGTTGTGTCGCGCATTATGTCGAGGTCGCAAAGGACACGTTCGAGCCCCGACCACCATTGCACCATCCCGGCGTTTATGACGATGTCGAGGTTCCAAATATTTTTAAGCTCGGCAAATTCTTTTACCTCGTCGGCAGTATTCGCGAAGACGCCAAGGTCCGCTACTGGTATTCGGAATCACCTACCGGCCCGTGGAAGAACTTTTATGACAACGTTCTTTTGCCCGGCGGCAACTACGCCGCCCGCATCAGCTTCGATAACGACGGTCCGATGGTCTGGAATTTTTTCGCGAACGACGAGACCCGAAAAAAAGCGAACTTAATGCCGCCGCCGAAACGCATTCGACAGGCAAAAGACGTACAATTAAGAATCGAACCATTCGAAGGATTTAATACCCGAGTCGAAGAAGTCGCATCTGCGAAAGAGGTCTGCTCCATCCATCGAATGACGAAAGACAAGAACGCCTCTGCGGATATTGATGACGACGGCAAGGGAATGTCGCTGCAATCGACCTCCGGTTTCGAGGCGTTCTTTATCGATGGCGAACTGGAGTCGTTCCGGCTCACCGCCGACCTCACCCTCGACGGCGACGGCAAGTGCGGGTTCCTGTTCCGCTTCGATCAGGAATCGTCGAGCGGGTATCACCTCTCGCTCGACTTGTTAAAGGGCGTCGCTCAACTGCGTCGCTGGGGAGTGAATCCCGGCGGATTAACAGAACATGCCTTCCGCTTCTTTACGATTCAAGCAAGCTACTGGCGCACCTTCGAGAACAAGTCGTGCTCTGTGATCTTAACTGTGATGCAGAATTACATCGAGTTCTGCATCGACGGCAAAGTGCTGCTCAGTTGTGCCGATCGTCTTTATGACAGCGGCTCACTCGGCATCTATGTCGAGTCAGCTTGCCTGCGGGTCGACAATATCAAGCTCGAAAGAATCATCCCCCCCTCAGCGCCGACTGACAATCTGGCTGCAACGTAG
- a CDS encoding transposase, with the protein MRHWLLTNTTYGTWLPGDRRGFVTSVRDRRPGESPSISRREHDQPLRPYDRDLPGLYRSAMDNLKGPPILLDGEKAELILAQFQETAAYRAWSLLAASIMPNHFHLVVQVENDPDPKKLLSDFKAYASRKLNANYERPQSDTWWTTKGSKRKLNDAKAVQDAINYVLYKQPNPLVVWCSERGRFT; encoded by the coding sequence ATGCGCCACTGGCTCCTGACCAACACAACGTACGGCACATGGCTCCCCGGCGACCGGCGCGGCTTTGTCACCAGTGTCCGTGATCGTCGTCCGGGGGAGTCGCCTTCGATTTCACGTCGCGAGCACGATCAGCCTCTGAGGCCTTATGATCGTGACCTTCCCGGGCTATACCGCTCAGCAATGGACAACTTAAAAGGCCCGCCGATCCTGCTCGATGGTGAAAAGGCCGAGTTGATTCTTGCCCAATTTCAGGAAACGGCCGCTTACAGAGCATGGTCACTTCTCGCCGCCTCAATCATGCCGAATCATTTTCATCTCGTCGTACAGGTCGAGAACGATCCTGATCCGAAGAAGTTGCTCTCCGACTTCAAGGCGTATGCCAGTCGCAAGCTCAACGCCAACTATGAACGCCCTCAGTCGGACACGTGGTGGACGACGAAAGGTTCAAAGCGAAAACTGAACGACGCGAAAGCCGTTCAGGATGCGATCAATTACGTGCTCTATAAGCAGCCCAATCCACTGGTCGTCTGGTGCTCAGAGCGAGGGCGTTTCACTTGA
- a CDS encoding DMT family transporter — translation MSWHLLYPLLSSVLYVFATLFIKRSGDLGVGVIRATVVTNVVTGVLALSLIPLGGTIPSLLALYQPLTVAALFVLGQVLIFWSLQIGDVSVATPALGAKPVLVALLAAFVFGREVGWQIWLAAVLSVVAISLLYAVGRVPKRRIPETLLLSLGAAGAYAMADVLLQQWAPAWDGAGRITPILFGFVALLSLPALPWMKPVKKDEFADYRPWLIAGAMFFGVQAMPLTYALATFDDASAINVVYSARGLWSVVFVWMLGHHFFNDERGLGMAVLQSRLAGAVLMTVAVVLALFR, via the coding sequence TTGTCCTGGCACCTGCTTTACCCGCTGCTTAGCAGTGTGCTGTACGTCTTCGCGACGCTGTTTATCAAGCGGAGTGGCGATCTCGGCGTCGGCGTCATTCGGGCGACGGTCGTCACCAATGTTGTCACCGGCGTGCTGGCGCTCTCTTTGATTCCGCTGGGAGGGACGATTCCCAGCCTGCTGGCCTTGTATCAGCCGCTGACGGTCGCAGCGCTGTTCGTCCTTGGGCAGGTTTTGATCTTCTGGTCGCTGCAAATCGGAGACGTTTCGGTCGCAACGCCGGCGTTGGGGGCCAAGCCGGTTCTTGTGGCCCTCTTGGCGGCGTTCGTGTTCGGTCGCGAAGTCGGCTGGCAGATCTGGCTCGCGGCGGTGCTCAGCGTAGTCGCCATTTCTCTGCTTTATGCGGTCGGGCGCGTGCCCAAGCGACGCATCCCCGAAACGCTGCTGCTTTCACTCGGCGCGGCGGGGGCCTATGCGATGGCCGATGTGCTGCTGCAGCAGTGGGCCCCGGCGTGGGATGGAGCCGGCCGCATTACGCCGATCCTGTTCGGCTTCGTCGCGCTATTGTCGCTTCCGGCCCTGCCGTGGATGAAGCCGGTCAAGAAAGATGAATTCGCAGATTATCGCCCCTGGTTGATCGCCGGCGCGATGTTCTTCGGGGTGCAGGCGATGCCGCTCACGTACGCGCTGGCGACGTTCGACGATGCGTCAGCGATCAACGTCGTTTACAGCGCCCGCGGGCTGTGGAGCGTCGTCTTCGTGTGGATGCTCGGGCATCACTTCTTCAACGATGAACGCGGCCTGGGCATGGCGGTCCTGCAGTCGCGTCTTGCCGGGGCCGTGCTGATGACGGTCGCAGTGGTCCTGGCGCTGTTTCGCTGA
- a CDS encoding RDD family protein yields the protein MPEFIFRGVNPDGRQVKAKAKASSRQSLKEKLESKGWTQVAIKANETVPSPPKPRPKPVAEDDPFGDFSSDDLYGGPADVAEPPSRQRRSKNQRSEEGRPKKRKKKRKSSGEYASWGARFIAYFIDLFLIYILIFVVFFGLGMIAGMLGDDENAVDSLIGVIAGFGPIVMAWLYFAVQQASEVRATLGKRCLGIQVVNSAGGTITFGQATGRFFGRILSGFFMIGYLMPLWDADSQSLHDKLASTYVVDS from the coding sequence GTGCCAGAGTTCATATTCCGGGGGGTGAACCCCGACGGTCGACAGGTCAAAGCCAAGGCAAAAGCGTCGTCGCGGCAGTCACTCAAAGAAAAACTTGAATCCAAGGGCTGGACTCAGGTAGCCATCAAAGCGAACGAGACGGTCCCGTCGCCGCCAAAACCTCGTCCGAAGCCCGTTGCGGAAGATGACCCGTTCGGCGATTTTAGTTCCGACGACCTCTACGGCGGCCCCGCCGATGTCGCCGAACCGCCTTCCAGGCAGCGGCGCAGTAAAAATCAGCGCAGTGAGGAGGGACGCCCTAAGAAGAGAAAGAAAAAGCGAAAATCGTCGGGAGAATATGCGTCGTGGGGAGCCCGGTTCATCGCCTATTTTATTGACCTGTTCCTGATCTACATTCTGATTTTCGTCGTCTTTTTCGGACTCGGCATGATTGCCGGAATGCTGGGCGACGACGAGAACGCCGTCGATTCATTGATCGGAGTCATCGCAGGCTTCGGCCCCATTGTTATGGCGTGGCTCTACTTCGCGGTGCAGCAAGCCTCGGAGGTTCGGGCCACATTAGGCAAGCGGTGCCTCGGCATTCAGGTCGTGAACTCCGCGGGCGGGACGATCACCTTCGGACAGGCGACGGGCCGATTCTTCGGCAGAATTCTGTCGGGATTCTTTATGATCGGCTATCTCATGCCGCTGTGGGACGCCGACAGCCAGTCGCTGCATGACAAACTCGCGAGCACTTACGTTGTCGATAGCTGA
- a CDS encoding TolC family protein yields MIVGRFGIVSFASMAAVALLGTGVLLGPQGRLEADDREQERELEFAEQEEIDDRERELESQYGEREEEDDREQERELEYSEREEIDERERELESEYGERDEFEDEFEDERIEERLELLERRIDAAEREAEIRIELLRLRREFAGSTLELLEQRVQLQQEKLGRARSLHERGAASESEVVERESELIEARMELVEREQERSASELEVELIAAERDAHVAELRLDLIELEDED; encoded by the coding sequence ATGATAGTCGGTCGATTCGGAATCGTTTCTTTCGCCTCGATGGCCGCGGTCGCCCTTTTGGGCACCGGCGTCCTGCTTGGACCACAGGGGCGACTCGAGGCGGACGATCGCGAGCAAGAACGTGAATTGGAATTCGCAGAGCAAGAAGAAATAGACGACCGCGAACGAGAACTTGAGTCGCAATACGGAGAGCGAGAGGAAGAAGACGATCGGGAACAGGAACGCGAGTTGGAGTACTCAGAGCGAGAAGAGATAGACGAACGCGAACGAGAGCTTGAGTCGGAATACGGAGAGCGTGACGAGTTTGAGGATGAGTTCGAGGACGAGCGGATCGAAGAAAGACTCGAACTCCTCGAACGTCGGATCGATGCTGCCGAGCGCGAAGCAGAGATTCGAATTGAGCTGCTTCGGCTGCGACGCGAGTTTGCGGGGAGCACACTCGAACTGTTGGAGCAACGCGTCCAATTACAGCAGGAAAAACTCGGGCGGGCGCGGTCACTTCACGAACGCGGTGCCGCGTCCGAATCGGAGGTCGTTGAGCGGGAATCCGAATTGATCGAGGCCCGGATGGAACTCGTCGAGCGGGAACAGGAGCGAAGTGCGAGCGAGCTCGAAGTCGAGTTGATCGCGGCGGAACGCGACGCGCACGTCGCCGAGTTGCGATTGGACTTAATTGAGTTGGAAGACGAAGACTGA
- the mgtE gene encoding magnesium transporter, producing the protein MSYDHSDVPLDPSTEEPAAVVAEPLPEDARLEFSRLPEDQQAEVLGGLDIDDAAEFVERLPWEQTVDVVAGLPPEFAADLLEALPSDTRADVINELEKDDAEAILEEMDPEEAESARELAQYSDDVAGGLMITELVRYDESSTVQDVIDDMRENADRYRDYDVQYAFIVDADERLTGVLRLRDLLLSRRAKPVLDLMIRNPLAVRDDMTLEELETFFDEHNFIGVPAVDGAGRMLGVVRASAVEERLGERKDLAYLNTQGLIKEEVRSMPLFRRSSRRLAWLSVNIFLNIIAASVIALYQDTLASVIALAVFLPIISDMSGCSGNQAVAVSGRELALGLVRPAELMWVWGKELAVGLINGSALGLLIGIVAYLWKGNVFLGLVVGSALFLNTVVAVSIGGLVPLILKRFDVDPAVASGPILTTVTDMCGFFFVLGLATLLLSKLV; encoded by the coding sequence ATGTCTTACGATCACTCTGACGTGCCTCTCGATCCTTCGACCGAAGAGCCCGCCGCCGTTGTGGCCGAGCCGCTGCCCGAAGACGCCCGGCTCGAATTTTCCCGTCTGCCGGAAGACCAGCAGGCCGAGGTGCTTGGCGGCCTCGACATCGATGATGCGGCGGAGTTCGTCGAACGGCTGCCGTGGGAGCAGACGGTTGATGTCGTGGCCGGGCTGCCGCCCGAGTTCGCCGCCGACCTGCTGGAGGCGTTGCCCAGCGATACCCGGGCCGACGTCATTAATGAGCTGGAGAAGGACGACGCCGAGGCAATTCTTGAGGAGATGGATCCTGAGGAAGCCGAGTCGGCCCGCGAGCTGGCCCAGTACTCAGATGACGTCGCCGGCGGTTTGATGATCACCGAACTCGTCCGCTACGACGAGTCTTCGACGGTGCAGGACGTCATCGACGATATGCGGGAGAACGCCGACCGCTATCGCGATTATGACGTGCAGTACGCCTTCATCGTCGACGCGGACGAGCGACTGACGGGGGTCCTCCGCCTGCGCGATCTGCTGCTGTCGCGGCGAGCGAAACCGGTTCTCGATCTGATGATCCGGAATCCGCTCGCCGTACGTGACGACATGACGCTGGAAGAGCTGGAAACGTTTTTCGACGAGCATAACTTCATCGGCGTTCCCGCCGTCGATGGGGCCGGCCGGATGCTCGGGGTCGTGCGGGCCTCTGCGGTCGAAGAACGTCTTGGCGAACGCAAGGACCTCGCTTACTTAAATACGCAGGGGCTGATTAAAGAAGAAGTCCGTTCGATGCCGCTGTTTCGGCGGTCATCGCGGCGTCTCGCCTGGCTGAGCGTCAATATTTTCTTAAATATCATCGCGGCGAGTGTGATTGCGCTCTATCAGGACACGCTGGCCTCGGTGATCGCGTTGGCGGTCTTCTTGCCGATCATCTCGGACATGAGCGGCTGCAGTGGGAATCAGGCGGTCGCGGTGAGCGGCCGCGAACTCGCGCTCGGCCTCGTCCGCCCGGCCGAATTAATGTGGGTGTGGGGGAAAGAACTCGCCGTCGGCTTAATTAACGGCTCCGCCCTCGGACTCTTAATCGGAATCGTAGCTTATTTATGGAAGGGGAATGTCTTCCTGGGACTGGTGGTCGGCTCAGCCCTGTTTCTAAACACCGTTGTCGCCGTCAGCATCGGTGGCCTCGTCCCGCTCATCCTCAAGCGATTCGACGTCGACCCCGCCGTCGCCTCCGGCCCGATCCTCACCACCGTCACCGACATGTGCGGCTTCTTCTTCGTACTGGGGCTGGCGACATTGCTGCTGTCGAAGCTGGTTTGA
- a CDS encoding argininosuccinate synthase, whose amino-acid sequence MPSCVLAYSGGLDTSVILGWLQDEGYDVHCVYVDVGQPCEDREAIMQKAHDCGAKSARLVDVQEELCRDFAFPVLQWQARYEGIYLLGTSIARPLISKVCLQVAREVGAEAYAHGATGKGNDQCRFQLAAEALDPAVKIIAPWRIPAFREKFPGRTEMIDYCEQKGIPVKASIAKPYSSDENCLHISYEAGKLEELTVDGYEVVDFGMTVSPQEAPDQPEQITVGFESGVPVSVDGEKLSAFEIVQVLNERAGRNGVGRIDIIENRFVGMKSRGVYEAPGMTVLYETHRLLEQLTVDRDLAHLRDRIAPEVAEMVYYGLWYTAKFDALLAFIEEAQKPVTGEVTVNLYKGNILASSRSSPLSLYDEEIASMEGGGSYDQTDAEGFLRIVGLPSRVQGRINPRDY is encoded by the coding sequence ATGCCCAGTTGCGTTCTCGCCTATTCGGGCGGCCTCGATACGTCCGTCATTCTCGGTTGGCTCCAGGATGAGGGCTATGACGTCCATTGCGTCTACGTCGACGTCGGTCAGCCCTGTGAAGATCGCGAGGCGATCATGCAGAAGGCTCACGACTGCGGCGCGAAGTCGGCCCGCCTCGTCGACGTGCAGGAGGAACTGTGCCGCGACTTCGCCTTCCCCGTGCTGCAGTGGCAGGCGCGGTACGAGGGCATCTATCTGCTCGGCACCTCGATCGCCCGGCCGCTGATCTCTAAGGTCTGCCTGCAGGTCGCCCGCGAAGTCGGAGCCGAAGCCTATGCTCACGGAGCGACCGGCAAGGGCAACGATCAATGTCGCTTCCAACTCGCGGCCGAGGCCCTCGACCCCGCCGTCAAAATCATCGCCCCGTGGCGAATTCCAGCCTTCCGAGAGAAGTTCCCCGGCCGGACGGAGATGATCGACTACTGCGAACAAAAAGGCATCCCCGTCAAGGCCTCGATCGCGAAGCCCTATAGCTCTGATGAAAATTGCCTTCACATCAGCTACGAAGCCGGCAAACTCGAAGAGCTGACCGTCGACGGTTACGAGGTCGTCGACTTCGGCATGACCGTCTCGCCGCAGGAGGCGCCCGATCAGCCGGAGCAGATCACCGTCGGCTTCGAGTCGGGCGTGCCGGTCTCGGTCGATGGCGAGAAGCTCTCAGCTTTTGAGATTGTCCAAGTTCTTAATGAACGGGCCGGTCGCAACGGCGTCGGGCGGATCGACATTATCGAGAACCGCTTCGTCGGGATGAAGAGTCGCGGCGTTTATGAAGCCCCGGGCATGACGGTCCTTTATGAAACGCACCGCCTCTTGGAACAGCTCACCGTCGATCGCGACCTCGCCCACCTGCGCGATCGCATCGCGCCGGAAGTCGCCGAGATGGTCTATTATGGCCTGTGGTACACGGCTAAGTTCGACGCCCTGCTCGCCTTCATCGAAGAGGCCCAAAAACCGGTGACGGGTGAAGTGACCGTCAACCTTTACAAAGGCAACATCCTCGCCTCCAGCCGCAGCAGCCCGCTCAGCCTCTACGATGAAGAGATTGCCAGCATGGAAGGTGGCGGCTCGTATGATCAAACCGATGCGGAAGGTTTCTTAAGAATCGTCGGCCTCCCCAGCCGCGTGCAAGGCCGTATCAACCCCCGCGACTATTAA